The Terriglobales bacterium DNA window GACGACGTGGTCCAGCATGCTGGGCCCCTTCGAGCTATAGCTGGCAATGGCATCGTCCACGCGCGTCTGCGTTCCCATGGTGCGCATGGCGCCGACGGTGATCACGTAGGGATCGTTGCCCGGCGAAGTGATGGTAGCGTAACCATTATTGTCGTTGGAGTTGTCGCGGCCATAGTTGCCGGCGGCGACGACCACGAAAATGCCCGCCTTCCAGGCTTGCTCTACCGCCTGCGTCAGCGGATCCGTCTTGTAGCTCTCATAGATTCCGCGCCCTAACGAGAGGTTGATGACGCGGATGTTGTACTGACTCTTGAGATTGATCGCGGTCTGGATGGCGTTGATCACTTCGCTGTCGGAGCCCGAACCGTTATTGTCCAGGACCCGCAGGTTGATCAAACGCACGCTCTGGGCAACGCCCTCATAAGTCAGGAAGCACGCGGAGCAGCTGGACTTGCCGCCATTGCCGGCGATGATGCCGGCGACGTGCGTCCCGTGACCGTAGAGGTCATCGGCCGTACCCTGTCCAGTGAAATCCTGGTTGTAAACCACGCGGCGCGCCAGGTCCGGCTGGGCGGTGCTGATGCCGCTGTCAATGACGGCCACGCCGATACCAGAACCGGTATAGCCGTAGCTCTGGGCGACGTCGGTGTTGACGGCGACGAATGCATCGGTATTACCGCTGTTCTTGACCACGCGGTCGGGAGAAACATAGGTAATCGCGCTGTCGTCCAAGAGCAGGCCGGGGATTCGGTTCGCGGGCAACGACATGGTCGCGCCCTTGACCAGGGGCAAGTTTTGCTTCACGGTCGCGCCGTGGTGCTTGGCCTTGGTGGCGTGCGTCGCGCTCGGTCCGTCGGCGTATTGCACAATGACGTTCACCAACCTGCCACTTGTCTGGTTGATGTCGTCTGCGACCTTCTTGCCCTTGCCGGCGGCAACGGCTGTGCTGTTAACCACGAACATGCAAGCCATCAACAGCGCGCCGACTTTGGTTCCCCAGGACCAACTGGACAATGTTTTCTTATCGCCGTTCATTATTTTCTTTCCTGCGCCTAGAGTTGCGCTCGGGTTTGTAGTGGCAGGATTCCGTCCAAACTTAAATTTAGCTAAGTGATTGAAAATGCAAGGTCCACGGGAGCGGTGCGGTCGGACATTGCAGACAAAATGTCCCGCTTCAACATCGATTCAGACAAAGTGGCACAAAGTCGCCCTGTCATGGCGCCCCCATCCCGCCGCCCCCACCGTCCTCGGGTCCTACGAGTACTTCTTCCAGACGTCCTCGAGTTACCACTAGTACTAAGGCGGAAAAAGGGGAGGGCTAAGACGTCCGGTCTAGCCGATCGCAGGTGACCTGGGTTATGCTGCATCAGCGCTTCTTCGTCTGACCTGTTTGGAAACCGCGCGGCGCTTGCATTGACACGCGAGAAGCTCGCCCGGGAACAGGCGGACGACCTTCCCAAACCACCGGCTGCTCCACTTCTAATCATTTTTCGGCGCTGTCCGCTATGACTCGTTTCGTCGGTTCGAATATGACGGGGTGATATGCGAATCGTTGCTCGACTGATCGGCTGCCTGCTCTTGAGCGTCCTGATCGTGTCGGTGCTGTCTTCCTACTACCAGGCGGAACGGGAAAGATATGTGCTGCGCCGGGAGTTGGAGAAGCGCGCCGACGTGCTGGCCGAGAGCCTGCAGGCGCGCGTCGAATCGATGTTGCATCGCGGCGATATCGCGGCGGTCGGGAAACTGGCACAGCGTTTTGCCGATAAGCAGCAACTCGCGGGCATCGTAGTCTATGGCGACGGCGAAAAACCTCTGGCGATCTCCAGCTCGCTGGCTGGTCTGATTCTGCGAAAGCCGGAGACGCTTTCTCGAACCCTGCTGGAGGATGCCGCGCGCGGACAATTCCTGCGCCTGGATGGACATCCGGTGCATTTCCGGGCGGTCCCGCTGCACGAAGATGACAGGGTAATTGGCGGGCTCCTGGTGGTGCATGACGCCAACAACATTGTTGCCGCCCGGCGGCAAGCGTGGCGCGACATGTCGGTGCGCTTGCTGGCGCAGATGCTGCTCATCGTCGTCGTCACCCTGGTGATGTTCCAGCGCAGCGTGGTCAAGCCGATTGCCCGCACCGCCGCGTGGATGCGCGAGCTGCGCCACGGCGGCAATCCCGGCGTCTCCGGACTTGCCGGATCCGACGTGCTCAAGCCGCTGGCCAACGAGGCGCACAGTTTCGCGCGCAGCCTGGCGGAAGCTCGCGCCTCGGCGGAGCAGGAAGCGCGGCTGCGCGAGGCGGCCGAGTCGTCATGGACGGCGGAACGCCTTGCCGTATCCCTGCGCACGCGATTGAAGGGCAGCCGCCTGTTCGTGGTTTCGAACCGTGAGCCGTACATGGACATTCGCAAGGGAAACACGGTGCAGACAATTGTTCCCGCCAGCGGCCTGGTCACGGCGCTGGAGCCCATCCTGCGCGCTTGCGACGGCACCTGGGTGGCGCATGGCAGCGGCAACGCCGACGCGGAAACGGTGGACGCGAACTTTTGCGTCCGCGTCCCCCCGGAGGACCCTCACTACACGCTACGGCGGGTGTGGCTGAGCCGGCAGGAAGAAGAACGCTACTATTACGGGTTTTCCAACGAAGGGTTGTGGCCGCTCTGCCACATCGCGCATACGCGGCCCACGTTTCGCGCCGCTGATTTCGAGGAATACAAGCGCATCAACGAGAGGTTCGCCAACGCGCTTTGGGACGAGATGCGCGACGTGGAGCAGCCCATCGTCATCGTCCAGGATTATCACTTCGCGCTGCTGCCGCGAATGCTCAAGCAGCGGCGTCCGGACGCGCGCGTCGGGTTGTTCTGGCACATCCCGTGGCCCAATCCGGAGGCCTTCGGCATCTGTCCGTGGCAGCGCGAGCTGCTGGACGGAATGCTAGGCGCGGACTTGGTCGGTTTTCATATCCAGGCGCATTGCGACAATTTCCTCGAGACCGTGGACCGGGTGCTGGAGTCGCGAATCGAGTGGGACCGGCGCAACGTGAATCGCGCCGAGCACATGACCATGGTGCGCCCGTTCCCCATCAGCATCGTGATGCCGCATGATGCGGGCTATTCGTCGGAGGCCAAGCCGCACGAGCAACAGGCCGCGTTGTTGAATGACCTGGGAGTGGACGCCATCTACATGGGAGTGGGCGTGGACCGCCTCGACTACACCAAGGGCATCGTGGAACGCCTGCTGGGCGTCGAGCGCTTTCTGGAAAAATACGAGCAGTACCAGGGGCGGTTCTGTTTCGTGCAAATCGGCGCGCCCAGCCGCACCACGATCCAGCGTTACCACGACTTCATGGACGAGGTAGCGGCGACCGCGGAGCGCATCAACCGCCGCTTCCGGAGCAGCAAGTGGCAGCCGGTCGTCTTCCGCAACACCCACCATACGCACGCCGAACTGGAGCGTTTTTACCGCGCCGCCGACGTCTGCCTGGTGACCTCGCTGCACGACGGCATGAACCTGGTGGCGAAGGAATATATCGCGTCACGACAGGATGACGACGGAGTGCTTGTCCTCAGCCCGTTCACCGGCGCCGCGCGCGAATTGCCGGACGCGCTCATCGTGAATCCCTATGACACGGAGAAACTGGCGGATGCCATCTACCAGGCTTTGGAGATGGACGGCTCGGAGAGGCAGGCGCGCATGCGGCGCATGCGCCAGGTGGTGCGCGAGCACAACGTGTACCGCTGGGCCGCCAACCTGATCGGCGACTTGTGCGAGGTGCGGCTCGATGCCGTGGCGCCGCGCAAGCACGCAGCCAAGGCGCTAGCCGCGAGTGTGGCGCAAGGCGTAGGCGGCGAGATCATTGTCGAGAAGCTGGTCGATGACCTCAACCACGCCGGCGCCATGGCCGCAGGCGGTGACCAGGTCGGCATTCCTCTTGATCTGCGGTAGCGCGTTGGCGACCGCCGCCGCACAGCCGCACGCCGCCAGGAGCGTAGCGTCGTTTTCGGCGTCGCCTACCGCCACCACGTTCGAAGGAGCGATGGCCAGCTCTCCGAGCGCCGCTTTGAGGCCCGTGCTCTTGTCGACCCCCGCCGGCAGGACCATCAGGGAGCCCTTGTTCAGCGCGATGTGAACGCCGGCAGCGAGATCGAGCTGGTGAATCGCGGCCGCGATTTCGGCGTGATGGGCGTCATCGCTGGCGATGATGGCCTGGCCCGTGGAAAAAGGAATGCCGCGCGCTCGCAGGGCCGCGATCAGAGCGGGATCGGGCGGGTCGCACAATAGGACCTCGCCGCCGGAAGAAGGACGGAACAGCAGCGCGCCGTTCTCGGCAACCACCCGGTCAAAGAGCGCTACCTCCGGAAAAACTTCTTTCAGGTCTGGAAGCTGGCGCCCGGTTACCAGCAAAAGCTTGCGGCCGGAATCGCGCAGGCGCCGGAGCGCCGGAATGACCACGCTATCAACGCGGCCATGCGTGGCCAGCGTCCCGTCGTAATCTGCGGCAAGGGCAAGAAAGCGCACAGAGGTTGAATGCAAGACCCGTTCCGATTGTAGATTGCCGGTTGTCGATTGGCGATTTTGATGATCGTTCAAATGCACCAGCATTTCCGATTGTCGATTGCCGATTGCCAATTGACGACTTGAGCGTGCACGTTTTCCGATAAGGGCGTTCAGGCTCCTTACATCCTGACAATTACATTGAGGGATGTCGAGTACATCGCGTAACCTCGCTGTTTGCATAAGAGGTCCCATGAGTGCTCAAGCAATCGAGAATCGGAAATGGTTTCGCTTTCGGGAGGTAAGAAATGGTTACTGCAAGCGCGTCGTGGACAGATGGCGAGCGATTCGTCGGCATAGCGAGCAGCGGGCACGCGATTGTGGTCGACGCGGGCAAGGACAAAACCGCGTCCAGCCCGATGGAACTGGTGCTGATTGGCCTGTGTGGATGCACTGCGAGCGACGTGGTCGGCATTTTGCGCAAGAAACGTGAGCCATTCACGCGCCTGGAAGTGAGCGCCGCGGCTGAGCGGGCGCCCGAGCCTCCGGCCGTCTACACCTCGATCAAATTGCATTATCGCGTTGCCGGGAAGGTCTCTCGGAAGGCGGTGGAGGACGCGGTCCGTCTGTCGAAGGAGAAGTACTGCTCGGTTTCGCAGATGCTGGCCAAGACGGCAAAGATCACGGTGGAGATCGAGGTGGCGGAGGAGTGACGACGTTAGCCACAAAGGACACAGAGGATGACAGGAGAACAAAGCAAGCCACCGATTCACGCTGATCGACACCGATCCAGAAAACAAACTGATCTGCGTGTATCTGCGTTCATCAGCGGCCCGGCTTTTGCCTCCGCGATTCCGACTTCGGTTCCTGACCGCCAGGTCAGCAATAATTTGCACCCTGCCGGACCTTTGCCGCGTCTTAAGCGTCCATGGCGAAAAAAGTTGTCATTTTCACCCAACCCGGTTGACCGCCCTGCCGCACAGTAAAGGCCTACCTCTCGGCGAGAGGTATCGAGTACGAAGACCGTGATGTGTCGGTGGATGCGGATGCGGTTGACGACTTGATCCACAAGTACCAGAGCCGCTCGACTCCCACGCTGGTGATCGGCGAAGAGGTGATGATCGGGTTTGATCCCGACCAACTGGATGCGCTGATGGCGGAATAGCAGCCGGTTTCAGGGATGAGATGAGGCACGGCGCGAGCCGTGCCTTTTGTGTTGCACCGCTTTCGGCGGATAGACTTTCGTATTCCGGCATGGCGTCGCAATCGAGATCCGAAATTGCAGGAGCGGGCGCGTCCCAGCCCGCTTCCATCCGCGGCTACCTGTTTATCGCCGCGGCGGCGCTGTGCTGGGGGATATCGGCGTCGCTGGGCCGGGCGGCGTTTACCGGCAGGCTGGTTACCGGGCAGGCGCTGCCGCCGATCGGTCCGCTGATCCTGGCGCAGACCCGAGTCACCCTCGCGCTGCTGGTATTGGCGCCGGTGTTGCTGGCCCGGCGGGGGCCTCCCGCACTCAGGATGTCGCGCGGCGATGTTGTGCGCGCGCTGCTGATCGGCGTGCTCGGGGTGGCCGCGTCGAATTACTTTTACTACCTCGCCATCCAGAAAACGAACGTTGCCACCGCCATCATCCTGCAGTACACCGCTCCGGTTTGGGTGCTGGTGTACATGGTCGCTCGCGGCGTGCAGAGGGCGACCGCATCGCGCGTGCTCTCTGTCGGCCTGGCGGTGGTGGGCAGCGCGCTCGCCATCGGAGTGGTGGGCACCGGGCAGTTCCGCATCAACCTGGTTGGGCTCGCCGCCGCCATGGCAGCCGCTTTCTCTTTCGCGTACTACAACATTTTTATTCCACCGCTGCTCACCCGGCACGACCGCTGGAAGGTGCTGCTCTACATCCTGATGGGTACGGCGCTGTTCTGGCTGGCGATGAATCCGCCATGGCGGGTCTTTGCCGAGCATTACTCGCAGGCGCAATGGGGTTTCCTGGCGCTGTTTTCCCTGACATCCGTGCTGCTGCCGTTCTCTTTTTATATTGCCGGTCTGCAATACCTCGATTCCACTCGCGCCGTCGTGACCAGCAGCCTGGAGCCGGTGTTTTCCATCCTGATCGCCGCCATTACCCTGGGCGAACTGGTGCGGCCGGTGCAGGTGATTGGCATCGTGATCGTGCTGACCGCGACGGTGCTGGTGCAGATGTCAGGGAAAGAGGAAATCGTCGAACCGATCGAATGAGTCATTCTCCCGCCCGCAGCTCCATACCTCGCGTTTCCGGCAGCAAGAGGACAGAAATGATCATCAACAGGTATGCCGAGAGCGCAAAAGTCGCGATTGCCGCTGCCAGCGAGACGCGGGCGCTGAGATAACCGACCAGCGCCGGGAACAGTGCCCCGATGCCGCGCCCGAAGTTGTAGGAAAATCCCTGTCCCGAGCCGCGCAACCGGCTGGGGAAAAGTTCGGTGAGAAATGCCCCCATGGGTCCGAATGATCCGGAGGCAAAAAAACCCAGCGGAAATCCCAGCAGCAGCATGATCCGATCGCCGATGGGCAACTTGGTGTAGGCCGCGACCGCGAGGAAGGAACAAGCGGCAAACAGGATCAGCGTGCGCCGTCGTCCCCACGTGTCGGTGAGCCACGCGCTTACCATGTAGCCGGTAAAGGACCCCGCAATCACCACCAGCAGGTACCCGCCGGTGTTCAACACCGAGAGGCGCCGCACGGTTTTCAAGTACGTCGGCAGCCAGGTGGTGACCGCGTAGTAGCCTCCTTGCGCACCGGTTGCCATCAACGAGGTGAGCAGGGTCACCCGCAGCAGTGTTGGCGAAAAAATCTCCATGAACCGGCTGCGCTCGCCGGACGCGTCCAGTTGCGCGCGCGTGCGGGTATAGACCTCCGGTTCGGGCACGTAGCGCCGGATATAGAAGACCAGAAGCGCGGGAAGAATTCCGATCCAGAACAGCGCCCGCCAGGCCAGCGGCACCGGCAACACGGAAAATAGCAGCGCGTAACACAGCGCCGCGATGCCCCATCCGATCGCCCACCCTCCCTGCACGGTTCCGACCGCCTTGCCGCGATGCTCGGCGCGAATGGTTTCGCCCATCAGCACCGAGCCAACCGCCCACTCGCCGCCGAATCCCAATCCCTGCAGACCGCGCGTGATCAATAACTGCCAGAAGGAATTGGTGAACCCGCTAAGGAAGGTAAAGACGGCGAACCACGCGATGGTGATCTGCAGCACACGAGCCCGCCCGTAGCGATCGGCGAGGAGCCCGGCGAGCCAGCCGCCGAGGGCGGACAGGATCAGCGTGGCTGACGCCAGGATCCCCGCCTCCCCCTTGCCGATGTTCCACATGGCAATCAGGCTGGGAATGACAAAGCTGAACACCATCACGTCCATGCCATCGAGCGCCCACCCGCCGAAGGTCGCCAGCAGGGTGGAACGCTCGTGGGGAGCGAGATCGAGCAACCAGGGCTTGAACGGGGCGCGCACGGCGCAGCATTACAACAAAGGCGCCGCCGATTGTCGATTGTGGAGATCAGCCTTATTCGTACCGCAGTGCTTCGATCGGGTCCAGGTTCGCCGCCCGGATTGCCGGGAGCATGCCGCTGGCCAGGCCCACGAAGGCGAGAATGGCGGTGGCAATCGCGACCACGCGCGGCTGGATCAGCAGGCTGATGTCAGCGGCTTCCGCGTGCGACGCGAGCGCGCTGTACAACGTAATCCGGCCGACCGTGAGCGACACGGCGTAGGACAGGATAATGCCGCAGATGCCGCCCACGGCGGTAATCACCAGCGCTTCGGCCAGGAATTGGAACAGGACATCGCGCTTGCGCGCGCCCAAGGCTTTTTCCATACCGATCTCGCGCGTGCGCTGGGTCACCGATACGAGCATGATGTTCATCAGCCCGACGCCGCCGATGCCGAGCGTCAGCGAGCCGATGAAACCCATGAGGATCTTGATGCCGAGCGTGATCATCTCGAATTGCGCGAGTTGCTTTTGCGCATCGAAGACGCGGACCGCGAGATGATCTTCGGGATCGAAGTTGTGCGCCAGCGCCATGGTCTGGCGGATGGTTTTGCTCACCTTGTCATGATCGAGGGCCTCGTAGTCGAGCCAGATGCCGCCGACGTAATGAATGTCCTTCAGCAAGCCCATCGTGGTGTAAGGAATGAAGACGGTTCGATTGATGTCGTTGTCGCCCTCCTGCATGCGCGCGCTCAGCACGCCGACCACCTCAAAAGTTACGCCGCCGGCCCGCAAGCGTTGGCCGACGGCCGGCGCTCCGGAGAACAATTTTTCTTTTGCCTCCGAGGCCAGCACGCACACGCGAGCGTGGCTCATGTTGTCCTCGTCGCTCAACAGGCGCCCGGATTCCAGTTGCAGGTTCCAGATGCTCTGCGCGGGCGGGTCGATGCCGTCCAGTTCGAGATTAAAGGCGCGTTCTTCGCGCTGCACGGGCACGGTAATTTCGTTGTAACGCGCCATGTGCCGCACCAGCGGCACCACGTTGCGCAGGCGCTCCAGGTCTTCGTCGGTGAAACGGACTTGCACGCCGGCCTTGTTGCCGCCGGCCTGCAGCGATGTGCGTCCGGGAAAAATGCCTACCGCCTTGGCGCCGAAATTCTCAAAGATGGCGTGGATGGCGCGGCCAAAGCCGTCCCCGTAGGCGAGCAGCAGCACCACGGTTGCGATGCCCCACGCCATGCCGAGCATGGTCAGCAAGGTGCGCCGCCGGTTGTAGCGCATCGCGCTGTACGCCATTTTGAGCAGGTCGCCGCTCATTCAGTCCTTTCGCAGTGCCTCGACCGGTTGCAGCAGCGCCGCCTTACGCGCGGGATACAGTCCAGCGATGATCCCCGCAAGCGCCAGGCTGCCGATGGCGATCGCCGCCGAGGAGGGCACGATCTTGGGCGTGTCCCAACCGGGCGGGGAGGGCAGCCTGCCCAGCATCGAGCACAATGCCGCCGCCGCGGCCAGGCCGATCCCGCCGCTGAGCACGGTCAAAAATGCTCCTTCGGCAAAAAACTGGAACATGACGCTGCGGTTGGTCGCGCCCAGGGCCTTGCGCAGGCCGATTTCCGGGGTCCGCTCCGCCACTGCCACCAGCATGATGTTGATGATCCCGATAGCGCCCAGGGCCAGCGTGACCAGTCCCACGGTGCCAAGGAACATGTCCATGGCATCGAAAATTTTCCCGATCATGTCGTAGGTCTGGATGGAATCCCACTCGTCGAAGGCGTCCCGATTGGTCCCATCGAAGTGGTGGTTGCGGCCGATGATCTTGTGCAGTTGCTGGCGGGCGAATTGATGCCGCTCATGCACCCGCGGCTGGTAGTTGATGAAGGAAATCGCGTCTTGCAGATCGCCCGTGTCCTTGCGCGGAAACAGCATGTGCATGGTTTCGAAGGGAATGAAAATGCGCAAGTTCAACTGGTTGTTGTCACCGTGGCCGATGCTGTCGAGGGTTCCGATCACATCGAAGCGCACACCGTTGAGCAGGATCGTGCTTCCCACCGCGGGCTGGCCTTGAAACAGGTTGCGGCGCGCTTCATCGCCGAGCACCACCACCTGGTGCCGCTCCGCGTTGTCGGCCTCGTTGATCCAGCGCCCCGCCTTGATCGGCATGTAGCGGATCTGGCTGAAATTTGGGGTCGTTCCCATCAACTGCCCGGAGGTGGAATAAAAATCGCTGACCGCGCGGACGTCGCCGCGCGAGATCACCGGCGCGGAGTTCCGGCACTCGGTGCACTCGCGAACCACATCCTGCCAATCGCGAATCGTGAGGTAGTACTGGCGCATGCCGTTGAAGTTTCCTTCCACGGCCGGCGCGCGCCCGCCCCAGATGAACAGGACGTCTTCGCCGAGAGTCGAAAGCTGCTTCTTCTGGCCGGTGCGGAAGCCTTCGCCAAGCCCCACCAGCAGCAGCAGCGAGCCTACTCCCCACGCGATTCCAAACATGGTCAGGAACGAGCGGGTCTTGTGCGACCACAGGGTGTGCAGCATTTGGACGAAGATGTCGAGCAGCAGGCGCATTCTGGTTGGACGCGAGGGGCACAGTTCTGTTACCGCCCCCTGCATTACATACGCCAGCGTATGCGGAAATGTTCCTTGGACGGACGTCCCGGCGGGAAATTTACAACGTTTTACAGCGGTGGAGACTCGATAACAGTTAACGCCGTCCCAGCAGCTGAAAATACTTTTTCGCCCTCCCCACGTCGCGTCCAATCTGCTCGCGCAGGGCCTCGACAGTCGGGAATTTCTGTTCGTCGCGCAGTCGCTTCAGGAAACAAAGCTCAACCTGGGTCTGCGCGGTCAGCGTGATGGGATGAAAATTGAGCAGGTGGCTTTCAATGGCGAAGGAATCCGGCCCGAAGGTCGGGCGCACGCCCACGTTGGTCACGGAATCAAAGGTCTCGCCGTTCACCGCCGTGCGCGTGATGTACACGCCATTGCGCGGGATCATCTCGTCATAGCGGCTCAGGTTAATGGTGGGCACGGTGTACTTCTGGCCATATCCGCGCCCGCGTCCCGGCGTCGAGAAAATGTTGAACACGCGCCCCAGCAGGTGACGCGCGCGGCTGACCTCTCCCGCGCCCAGCAGTTCGCGAATGCGGCTGCTGGAGACCACTTCGCCGCGAATCGTGAGGGCGGGATAGATTCGCACTTCGAAGCCGAACTCGCGACCGATCTCCGCCAGCCGCTCCACATTGCCCTGCGCGCGATGCCCGAAATGAAAGTTAAACCCCTCGTGGACCTCGCGAGCGCGCAGACCCCGCAGCAGCACCTGCTCGGCAAACTCCAGGGGCGTCATCAATGACAGGTCGCGGGTGAAGGGAAGCAGCAGCACGGCGTCGATGCCTGTCTCCTCCAGCAGTCGCAGTTTCACCGGCACGGGCGTCAGCAAACGCGGAGCAACGTCAGGGCGGAGGATGCGCGTGGGGTGCGGATCAAAGGTGACCACTACCGACGCGCACTTGGTTTCTTGCGCGCGTCGCACCAGTTCGCCGAGCACCCGCCGGTGGGCCATGTGAACGCCATCGTAGTTGCCGACCGAGACGATGGTCGGCCCCAGCTCGCCGGGAAGCTCATCGAGATGGCGATAGACTTTCATTCCCGGCCTTCCTTCAAATCTCGAACTCAAGCTTCAGGCCGTCGTGTGACAAGCGCACGTGCGGCGGCAGGGCGGAGTTGGTTGCTTCGTGCCCGAGGTCATGCGAAATGTGGGTGAAGAATGCGCGCCGCGGGTTCAGTCGCTCGATCAATTGCAGGGAATTGGCGACGGTGGAATGCGTCGGATGAGGCTTGTGGCGCAACGCATCGAGGAACAGGATGTCGAGCCCGCGCAGCCGCTCCAGCGACTTCTCCGGAATCTCGCTGAAATCGGTGAGGTAGGCGGCCGTTCCGAAGCGAAACCCGCAAATTTCCGCGTCGCCGTGCAGGATCGCGATGGGATCGAAGCGCGCGCCGTGCAATTCCAGCGGCCCATCCAGGGTATTCAGTTCCACCTGCGCAATGCCGCCGAACTTGTAGTCGCCGGAAAAAATGTAGCTGAACATCTCGCGAATGCGCGGGATCGCCGACGGCTGCGCGTACAGCGGAATCTTGCCGGCGCTGTGAAAGGTGAGCGGGCGCAGGTCATCGAGTCCCAGGATGTGATCGGCGTGCGCGTGGGTGTAGAGCACGGCATCGAGTTGCCGGATGCCTTCGCGGATGGCCTGCTGGCGGAAGTCGGGCGTGGAATCGATGAGCACGCGGCGTTCGCCATACTCCACCAGGATCGAAGGCCGGGTGCGGCGGTCGCGCGGGTCCGGAGAAGTGCAGACCGCGCAGCGGCAGCCGATCGTGGGCACGCCCATCGACGTGCCGCTGCCGAGCACGGTGAGGAGGGCTTTCATTTTAAGTTGATGCCGCCGGGCGGCGGGGGTGCGCCGGGCGCCTGCGGGCCGCGAGCGATCGCATTCGTTACCTCGACATAAGCCATGCGCAGCTCGTAGAGGACGTTTTGCATCAGGTTGTCCTCCACCGCCGTCAGGTTCCCCTTCGTCTTTTCGGAAAGCATGCCGAGCGTGTCGATGGTCTGCCGCGCGCCCACCAGGTCCACGCCCGCGTGTCCGCCCTGCTCGTGGACCAAGCCCAGTTGCATGAGAGCGCTCATGTACAGCGAAGCAATGAAACGCTCAAAATTCACCTCAAAGTCCTGCAGGCGCCGGCCGCCCAACTCCGACTGGATCTGCGCGTCCAGCTTCTTCGAGGACTCCTTGAAGGCATCGTGCTTCGCCTGGCGCTCGGAGGCGCTCGGCGGCGGCGGGACTTGCTGTTCGTCCTGCTGCGGAAATCCAGGCCGCGGCTCCGGCGCTGCGCTCTTCGTCGGCTCCGCCGGATGTATTTCCGGGGCCGGTTCGGGCGGCGCGTTAGTCTCACCCTCGACGGTGAATCGGCGGCGGTCGGTGACGGTGAATTCGGGTTCTCTCTTATCAGCCATAGATGTCGCCTGCTGCGGAACTGGGGAATCGCGGAATTGAGGAAGTTGAAAAACCAATTCCACAATTCGGCAATTCTAAAATGTACATCAGGCTGCCAGTTCCTTGTACGGGAGCAGCCGAACGACGGCGCGCGCGCCGTTGACGCTGAGTTCCGCGCCGGGATTGCGCGCCTCCGTCCGCAGGTAACCGAGCGCCACCGTGCGGTCGCCATGATTGCCGGGGACTGCCAACGCGCTGGTGATCTCGCCAACCTCTTTGCCGTCCTGCTGGATCTTGGTTCCCGGCGCAGGCGGCGGACCATCGACTTCAAATCCGGTCAGCTTGCGATGCAGCAGCGCCCGCGAGTGCACGCGCTCGACGATTTCCTGCCCGATGTAGCAGCCTTTCCTGAAATTGAGCGCCTGCTCCTGGTCGGATTCCTGCGGCAGGTAGCGCTCGCTGATGTCGGGTCCATACTGCGGGATGCCGGCGGCCAGCCGGAACATCTCCAGCGCCTCGCTGCCGGCGGGCTTGGCGCCGCCGCGCACCAGCGCATCCCAGACCGCAGCGGCACTGGCGGGAGCGAGCCA harbors:
- a CDS encoding trehalose-6-phosphate synthase produces the protein MRIVARLIGCLLLSVLIVSVLSSYYQAERERYVLRRELEKRADVLAESLQARVESMLHRGDIAAVGKLAQRFADKQQLAGIVVYGDGEKPLAISSSLAGLILRKPETLSRTLLEDAARGQFLRLDGHPVHFRAVPLHEDDRVIGGLLVVHDANNIVAARRQAWRDMSVRLLAQMLLIVVVTLVMFQRSVVKPIARTAAWMRELRHGGNPGVSGLAGSDVLKPLANEAHSFARSLAEARASAEQEARLREAAESSWTAERLAVSLRTRLKGSRLFVVSNREPYMDIRKGNTVQTIVPASGLVTALEPILRACDGTWVAHGSGNADAETVDANFCVRVPPEDPHYTLRRVWLSRQEEERYYYGFSNEGLWPLCHIAHTRPTFRAADFEEYKRINERFANALWDEMRDVEQPIVIVQDYHFALLPRMLKQRRPDARVGLFWHIPWPNPEAFGICPWQRELLDGMLGADLVGFHIQAHCDNFLETVDRVLESRIEWDRRNVNRAEHMTMVRPFPISIVMPHDAGYSSEAKPHEQQAALLNDLGVDAIYMGVGVDRLDYTKGIVERLLGVERFLEKYEQYQGRFCFVQIGAPSRTTIQRYHDFMDEVAATAERINRRFRSSKWQPVVFRNTHHTHAELERFYRAADVCLVTSLHDGMNLVAKEYIASRQDDDGVLVLSPFTGAARELPDALIVNPYDTEKLADAIYQALEMDGSERQARMRRMRQVVREHNVYRWAANLIGDLCEVRLDAVAPRKHAAKALAASVAQGVGGEIIVEKLVDDLNHAGAMAAGGDQVGIPLDLR
- a CDS encoding OsmC family protein, translated to MVTASASWTDGERFVGIASSGHAIVVDAGKDKTASSPMELVLIGLCGCTASDVVGILRKKREPFTRLEVSAAAERAPEPPAVYTSIKLHYRVAGKVSRKAVEDAVRLSKEKYCSVSQMLAKTAKITVEIEVAEE
- a CDS encoding S8 family serine peptidase, with amino-acid sequence MNGDKKTLSSWSWGTKVGALLMACMFVVNSTAVAAGKGKKVADDINQTSGRLVNVIVQYADGPSATHATKAKHHGATVKQNLPLVKGATMSLPANRIPGLLLDDSAITYVSPDRVVKNSGNTDAFVAVNTDVAQSYGYTGSGIGVAVIDSGISTAQPDLARRVVYNQDFTGQGTADDLYGHGTHVAGIIAGNGGKSSCSACFLTYEGVAQSVRLINLRVLDNNGSGSDSEVINAIQTAINLKSQYNIRVINLSLGRGIYESYKTDPLTQAVEQAWKAGIFVVVAAGNYGRDNSNDNNGYATITSPGNDPYVITVGAMRTMGTQTRVDDAIASYSSKGPSMLDHVV
- a CDS encoding MFS transporter, with the protein product MRAPFKPWLLDLAPHERSTLLATFGGWALDGMDVMVFSFVIPSLIAMWNIGKGEAGILASATLILSALGGWLAGLLADRYGRARVLQITIAWFAVFTFLSGFTNSFWQLLITRGLQGLGFGGEWAVGSVLMGETIRAEHRGKAVGTVQGGWAIGWGIAALCYALLFSVLPVPLAWRALFWIGILPALLVFYIRRYVPEPEVYTRTRAQLDASGERSRFMEIFSPTLLRVTLLTSLMATGAQGGYYAVTTWLPTYLKTVRRLSVLNTGGYLLVVIAGSFTGYMVSAWLTDTWGRRRTLILFAACSFLAVAAYTKLPIGDRIMLLLGFPLGFFASGSFGPMGAFLTELFPSRLRGSGQGFSYNFGRGIGALFPALVGYLSARVSLAAAIATFALSAYLLMIISVLLLPETRGMELRAGE
- a CDS encoding DMT family transporter encodes the protein MASQSRSEIAGAGASQPASIRGYLFIAAAALCWGISASLGRAAFTGRLVTGQALPPIGPLILAQTRVTLALLVLAPVLLARRGPPALRMSRGDVVRALLIGVLGVAASNYFYYLAIQKTNVATAIILQYTAPVWVLVYMVARGVQRATASRVLSVGLAVVGSALAIGVVGTGQFRINLVGLAAAMAAAFSFAYYNIFIPPLLTRHDRWKVLLYILMGTALFWLAMNPPWRVFAEHYSQAQWGFLALFSLTSVLLPFSFYIAGLQYLDSTRAVVTSSLEPVFSILIAAITLGELVRPVQVIGIVIVLTATVLVQMSGKEEIVEPIE